Proteins encoded by one window of Streptomyces sp. LX-29:
- a CDS encoding Tat pathway signal sequence domain protein — protein sequence MTQRHLGTVVAGASIAVTVGAALVAVTLPGAASGDSPRDPAYGHARYEQVRYGPGAAQGSAAGGDGAPPPGVVEPPPPRVAAGGGTDPLTDDEIGRARALALSADPREAGEGVRGAPGPQPLSVDLAEVPPKEAGAAAPPRRAQVSSYDYRRDAYVTTTVDLASGRVVRTDTQRGVQPPPSRQEAVEAARLLIGDRRLGEGLRRDYRDATGRELTDPAQLTVTGFVYRVDAENPGPARLGACGRHRCVRLFSRVRNGPWIDTRWFVVDLSARSVSRLD from the coding sequence ATGACCCAGCGCCACCTGGGCACCGTGGTGGCCGGCGCGTCGATCGCGGTCACCGTCGGGGCGGCCCTCGTCGCGGTCACCCTTCCGGGTGCGGCCTCCGGGGACTCCCCGCGGGACCCGGCGTACGGACACGCGCGGTACGAGCAGGTGCGGTACGGGCCGGGAGCGGCGCAGGGGTCGGCCGCCGGAGGCGACGGGGCCCCGCCGCCCGGCGTGGTGGAACCCCCGCCGCCGCGGGTCGCCGCCGGCGGCGGGACGGACCCGCTGACGGACGACGAGATCGGGCGCGCCCGCGCCCTGGCGCTGAGCGCCGACCCGCGCGAGGCCGGCGAGGGCGTCCGAGGCGCCCCCGGCCCGCAGCCGCTCTCCGTGGACCTCGCCGAGGTACCCCCCAAGGAGGCCGGTGCCGCCGCCCCGCCGCGGCGCGCCCAGGTGTCCTCCTACGACTACCGGCGGGACGCCTACGTCACCACCACGGTGGACCTCGCCTCCGGTCGGGTGGTGCGCACCGACACGCAACGCGGCGTGCAGCCGCCGCCGAGCCGGCAGGAGGCCGTCGAGGCGGCCCGGCTGTTGATCGGCGACCGGCGGCTGGGTGAGGGGCTGCGGAGGGACTACCGCGACGCCACCGGAAGGGAGCTGACCGACCCCGCGCAGTTGACGGTCACCGGCTTCGTCTACCGCGTGGATGCGGAGAACCCCGGCCCCGCGCGGCTGGGCGCCTGCGGCCGGCACCGCTGCGTCCGGCTCTTCAGCAGAGTGCGCAACGGGCCGTGGATCGACACCCGCTGGTTCGTGGTCGACCTGAGCGCCCGCAGCGTGTCCCGGCTGGACTGA
- the glgX gene encoding glycogen debranching protein GlgX gives MQVWPGQAYPLGATYDGAGTNFAVFSEAAQRIELCLLHDDGSETAVELRENDAFVRHAYLPGVMPGQRYGFRVHGPYQPERGHRCNSAKLLLDPYAKAISGRIDWGEEVYGYHFDRPDRRNDLDSAPHTMASVVVNPYFDWGDDRPPRTDYHRTVIYEAHVKGLTMRHPALPEELRGTYAALAHPAIIEHLTELGVTTLELMPVHQFVTDHRLSDAGLTNYWGYNTIGFFAPHNAYASWGDRGQQVLEFKSAVRALHQAGIEVILDVVYNHTAEGSHLGPTLSFRGLDNASYYRLTDDRRYYMDTTGTGNSLLMRSPHVLQLIMDSLRYWVTEMRVDGFRFDLAATLARQFHEVDRLSSFFDLVQQDPVVSQVKLIAEPWDLGEGGYQVGNFPPLWTEWNGKFRDTVRDLWRGEPRTLAEFASRLTGSSDLYQGDGRRPLASVNFVTCHDGFTLRDLVSYDRKHNEANGEGNNDGESYNRSWNCGVEGETDDPEVLALRGRQMRNFVATLMLSQGVPMLSHGDEFGRSQRGNNNAYCQDNELSWVRWPDPAREDSATALELLRFTRALVWLRRDHPVFRRRRFFHGRPVEGTHDELSDIAWFTRRGEEMQARDWQAAHAKSLTVFLNGNAISEPGVRGERILDDSFLLMFNAHHESLEFTVPVDHGRQWQVVVDTAVAGGVEPGSGAKVAAGDRLTLVDRSLTVLQRPG, from the coding sequence ATGCAGGTGTGGCCGGGACAGGCTTATCCCCTCGGCGCCACGTACGACGGCGCCGGTACCAACTTCGCGGTGTTCTCCGAGGCCGCCCAACGGATCGAGCTGTGCCTGCTCCACGACGACGGTTCGGAGACCGCGGTGGAGCTGCGCGAGAACGACGCGTTCGTCCGCCACGCCTATCTGCCCGGGGTCATGCCCGGACAGCGCTACGGCTTCCGGGTGCACGGCCCGTACCAACCGGAGCGCGGGCACCGCTGCAACTCCGCCAAGCTGCTGCTGGACCCCTACGCCAAGGCGATCAGCGGTCGGATCGACTGGGGAGAGGAGGTCTACGGCTACCACTTCGACCGGCCGGACCGGCGGAACGACCTGGACTCCGCCCCGCACACGATGGCGTCGGTCGTGGTCAATCCCTACTTCGACTGGGGCGACGACCGGCCGCCGCGCACCGACTACCACCGGACGGTCATCTACGAGGCCCATGTGAAGGGCCTGACGATGCGGCACCCGGCGCTCCCGGAGGAGCTGCGCGGGACCTACGCGGCGCTGGCCCATCCGGCGATCATCGAACACCTGACGGAGTTGGGCGTCACCACGCTGGAGCTGATGCCGGTCCACCAGTTCGTCACCGACCACCGGCTGTCCGACGCGGGGCTGACCAACTACTGGGGCTACAACACGATCGGGTTCTTCGCGCCGCACAACGCCTACGCCTCCTGGGGCGACCGGGGCCAGCAGGTGCTGGAGTTCAAGTCCGCCGTGCGGGCGCTGCACCAGGCGGGCATCGAGGTGATTCTCGACGTCGTCTACAACCACACCGCCGAGGGCAGCCACCTGGGACCGACGCTGTCCTTCCGGGGCCTGGACAACGCCTCGTACTACCGGCTCACCGATGACCGGCGGTACTACATGGACACCACCGGGACCGGGAACTCGCTGCTGATGCGCAGCCCGCACGTGCTCCAGCTGATCATGGACTCGCTGCGCTACTGGGTCACCGAGATGCGGGTGGACGGCTTCCGGTTCGATCTGGCGGCCACCCTGGCACGCCAGTTCCACGAGGTGGACCGGCTCTCGTCCTTCTTCGACCTGGTGCAGCAGGACCCGGTGGTCAGCCAGGTGAAGCTGATCGCGGAGCCCTGGGACCTGGGCGAGGGCGGCTACCAGGTCGGCAACTTCCCACCGCTGTGGACCGAATGGAACGGCAAGTTCCGCGACACGGTGCGCGATCTGTGGCGCGGCGAGCCGCGCACGCTGGCCGAGTTCGCCTCCCGGCTGACCGGCTCCTCCGACCTCTACCAGGGCGACGGTCGGCGCCCGCTGGCCTCGGTCAACTTCGTGACCTGCCATGACGGCTTCACCCTGCGCGATCTGGTGTCGTACGACAGGAAGCACAACGAGGCCAACGGCGAGGGCAACAACGACGGCGAGAGCTACAACCGGTCCTGGAACTGCGGGGTCGAGGGCGAGACCGACGACCCCGAGGTGCTGGCGCTGCGCGGCCGACAGATGCGCAACTTCGTCGCGACGCTGATGCTCTCCCAGGGCGTGCCGATGCTGAGCCACGGCGACGAGTTCGGACGCAGCCAGCGCGGCAACAACAACGCCTACTGTCAGGACAACGAGCTCTCCTGGGTGCGCTGGCCGGACCCGGCACGGGAGGACTCCGCGACCGCGCTGGAGCTGCTGCGCTTCACCCGGGCGCTGGTCTGGCTGCGCCGGGACCATCCGGTCTTCCGGCGCCGCCGGTTCTTCCACGGGCGCCCGGTGGAGGGGACCCACGACGAGCTGTCGGACATCGCGTGGTTCACCCGGAGGGGCGAGGAGATGCAGGCACGCGACTGGCAGGCGGCGCACGCCAAGTCGCTGACGGTCTTCCTCAACGGCAACGCGATCTCGGAGCCGGGCGTGCGCGGCGAGCGCATCCTCGACGACTCGTTCCTGCTGATGTTCAACGCGCACCACGAGTCGCTGGAGTTCACGGTGCCGGTGGACCACGGCCGACAGTGGCAGGTCGTGGTGGACACGGCCGTGGCGGGCGGGGTCGAGCCCGGGAGCGGGGCGAAGGTGGCGGCGGGCGACCGACTCACCCTGGTGGACCGGAGCCTGACGGTGTTGCAGCGTCCGGGTTAG